One segment of Stenotrophomonas sp. SAU14A_NAIMI4_8 DNA contains the following:
- a CDS encoding FMN-binding glutamate synthase family protein → MHRYIVFVLAILMLPVSLWLATLWPAWYWGVGLSAAMVALGCWDLLQKRSTLRRNYPVMAHFRYGLESIGPEIRQYFVQSDLEDVPFSRQQRALIYQRAKNEMDTVPFGTLRSTYAVDYEWINHSLAPTTIGKHDFRVLIGPTCAKPYSASVFNISAMSFGSLSANAIRALNDGARRGGFYHDTGEGSISPYHREMGGDLVWEIGSGYFGCRDEKGGFSEERFIANATHDQVKMIEIKLSQGAKPGHGGVLPAPKVTAEISATRGVPMGVDCVSPSRHSAFSTPVELLQFVARLRELSGGKPVGFKLAIGHPWEWFGIAKAMHETGLRPDFIVVDGAEGGTGAAPAEFVDHVGVPMHEALLLVHNTLVGLDLREHIRIGAAGKITSAFDIARTIALGADWCNAGRGFMFALGCIQSLSCHTDKCPTGIATQNPARWKHLDAPDKATRVYSYHEHTLHALKELLCAAGLNDPAELGPEHILRRVSPVEIRSLATLYRYLEPGELLHKVPDHAVFHAFWADARSDSFQPPARIQALRASKSR, encoded by the coding sequence ATGCACCGCTACATTGTCTTCGTGCTCGCCATCCTGATGCTGCCGGTCAGTCTGTGGCTGGCGACGCTCTGGCCCGCCTGGTATTGGGGCGTCGGCCTGTCCGCGGCGATGGTGGCGCTGGGCTGCTGGGACCTGCTGCAGAAGCGCAGCACCCTGCGCCGCAATTACCCGGTCATGGCCCATTTCCGTTACGGGCTTGAATCGATCGGCCCGGAGATCCGCCAGTACTTCGTGCAGAGCGACCTGGAAGACGTGCCGTTCTCGCGCCAGCAGCGCGCGCTGATCTACCAACGCGCCAAGAATGAAATGGACACGGTGCCGTTCGGCACCCTGCGCAGCACCTACGCGGTGGATTACGAGTGGATCAACCACTCGCTGGCGCCGACCACGATCGGCAAGCACGACTTCCGCGTGCTGATCGGGCCGACCTGTGCGAAACCCTATTCGGCCAGCGTGTTCAATATTTCCGCGATGAGTTTCGGTTCGCTGTCGGCCAACGCGATCCGCGCGCTGAACGACGGTGCGCGCCGCGGTGGCTTCTACCACGACACTGGCGAAGGCTCGATCTCGCCTTACCACCGCGAAATGGGCGGGGACCTGGTCTGGGAGATCGGCTCGGGCTATTTCGGTTGCCGCGACGAGAAGGGCGGCTTCAGCGAAGAGCGTTTCATCGCCAACGCCACCCACGATCAGGTGAAGATGATCGAGATCAAACTGTCCCAAGGTGCAAAGCCCGGCCACGGCGGCGTGTTGCCGGCACCGAAGGTCACCGCTGAGATTTCCGCCACCCGTGGCGTGCCGATGGGCGTGGACTGTGTGTCACCGTCGCGCCATTCGGCGTTTTCCACACCGGTGGAACTGCTGCAGTTCGTTGCGCGCCTGCGCGAGCTGTCCGGTGGCAAGCCGGTGGGCTTCAAGCTGGCCATCGGCCACCCCTGGGAATGGTTCGGCATCGCCAAGGCCATGCACGAAACCGGCCTGCGCCCTGATTTCATCGTGGTGGACGGCGCCGAGGGCGGCACCGGCGCGGCACCGGCCGAGTTCGTCGACCACGTGGGCGTGCCCATGCATGAGGCGCTGCTGCTGGTGCACAACACGTTGGTCGGGCTGGACCTGCGCGAACACATCCGCATTGGTGCGGCCGGCAAGATCACCAGTGCGTTCGACATCGCGCGCACCATCGCCCTTGGCGCGGACTGGTGCAACGCCGGCCGCGGCTTCATGTTCGCGCTGGGCTGCATCCAGTCGCTGAGCTGCCACACCGACAAATGCCCGACCGGCATCGCCACCCAGAACCCGGCGCGCTGGAAGCACCTGGATGCTCCGGACAAGGCCACGCGGGTGTACAGCTACCACGAGCACACGCTGCACGCGTTGAAGGAACTGCTGTGTGCCGCCGGGTTGAACGACCCGGCAGAGTTGGGGCCGGAGCATATCCTGCGTCGCGTTTCGCCGGTCGAGATCCGTTCGCTGGCCACGCTGTACCGCTATCTGGAACCGGGCGAGCTGCTGCACAAAGTGCCCGATCACGCGGTGTTCCATGCGTTCTGGGCCGATGCCCGCAGCGATTCGTTCCAGCCGCCAGCGCGCATCCAGGCGCTGCGCGCCAGCAAATCGCGCTAG
- a CDS encoding GNAT family N-acetyltransferase, which produces MQFRTGTADDVATLWALRTRCVRETCSSHYPPEVIAPWSASPPPSQYARLLGQGGCVVAEDAQGALLGFGVFDSDANEVDALFVDPDRGGQGIGQALMQRLLAMADPKREVVLSASLNAVAFYQRQGFVADREELYPHPSGVALASVRMHRPL; this is translated from the coding sequence ATGCAGTTCAGAACCGGCACCGCCGATGATGTAGCCACGCTGTGGGCATTGCGCACCCGCTGCGTGCGCGAGACCTGCAGCAGCCATTATCCGCCCGAGGTGATCGCACCGTGGTCGGCCTCGCCGCCACCGTCGCAGTACGCGCGGCTGCTGGGGCAGGGCGGCTGCGTGGTGGCTGAGGATGCGCAGGGCGCACTGCTGGGGTTTGGCGTGTTCGACAGCGACGCCAACGAGGTGGACGCGTTGTTCGTCGATCCGGATCGGGGCGGGCAGGGTATTGGTCAGGCGTTGATGCAGCGGTTGCTGGCGATGGCCGATCCCAAGCGCGAGGTGGTGCTGTCGGCCTCGCTGAACGCCGTCGCGTTCTACCAGCGCCAGGGCTTCGTGGCCGACCGGGAGGAGCTGTACCCGCACCCCAGCGGCGTAGCCCTGGCCTCGGTGCGCATGCACCGCCCCTTGTAG
- a CDS encoding TIGR03862 family flavoprotein: MSNPDLQPPRRVAVVGGGPAGLFAAERLRAAGLEVDLYEAKGSPGRKFLIAGKGGLNLTHSDERPLFDSRYREHSAAVGDWLDGFDAQALREWASGFGVETYVGSSGRVFPVDRKAAPLLRGWVRRLKERDVRLHVNHRWTGWADDGALQFASEHGEVRVHADATVLALGGGSWPQLGSDGAWVAPLQARGVDVAPLQPANCGFDVDWSPHFAQRHAGAPLKPVVAYWTDLQGRPQSLQGECVASSYGIEGSLVYALAADLRDTINRDGHAVLALDLVPGRDEARLLADLSRPRKGRSFGEHLRRQAGLDAVKAALVFEHLGKDAGNDLPAVAATLKRLPLRLLRPRPMAEVISTAGGVRLQAMDRQLMLNAMPGVFCAGEMLDWEAPTGGYLLTACYASGLRAAEGVVAWLAAR; encoded by the coding sequence ATGTCCAACCCTGATCTGCAACCGCCGCGCCGCGTCGCCGTGGTCGGCGGCGGCCCGGCTGGCCTGTTCGCCGCCGAGCGCCTGCGCGCCGCCGGCCTGGAGGTCGATCTGTACGAGGCCAAGGGCTCGCCCGGCCGCAAGTTCCTGATTGCCGGCAAGGGCGGGCTGAACCTGACCCATTCCGACGAACGGCCGTTGTTCGACAGCCGTTACCGCGAACACAGCGCCGCCGTGGGTGACTGGCTGGACGGCTTCGATGCGCAGGCACTGCGTGAGTGGGCCTCAGGGTTCGGCGTGGAAACCTACGTCGGCAGTTCCGGCCGGGTGTTTCCGGTGGACCGCAAGGCGGCCCCGCTGCTGCGCGGCTGGGTACGGCGCCTGAAGGAACGGGACGTGCGCCTGCACGTCAATCATCGCTGGACCGGCTGGGCCGATGACGGTGCCCTGCAGTTCGCCAGCGAACACGGCGAGGTGCGCGTACACGCCGATGCCACGGTGCTGGCCCTGGGCGGCGGCAGTTGGCCGCAGCTGGGCAGCGATGGCGCCTGGGTGGCACCGCTGCAGGCACGCGGCGTGGATGTCGCGCCGCTGCAGCCGGCCAACTGCGGGTTCGACGTGGACTGGAGCCCGCATTTCGCCCAGCGCCATGCCGGCGCCCCACTCAAGCCGGTGGTGGCCTATTGGACCGATCTGCAGGGTCGGCCGCAGTCGCTGCAGGGTGAGTGCGTGGCCAGCAGCTATGGCATCGAAGGCAGCCTGGTCTACGCGCTGGCCGCTGATCTGCGCGACACCATCAACCGCGATGGCCATGCCGTGCTGGCCCTGGATCTTGTACCCGGCCGTGACGAGGCACGCCTGCTGGCCGACCTGTCCCGGCCGCGCAAGGGCCGGAGCTTTGGCGAACACCTGCGCCGCCAGGCCGGTCTGGATGCGGTGAAGGCCGCGCTGGTGTTCGAGCACCTGGGCAAGGACGCCGGCAACGATCTGCCGGCCGTGGCAGCAACGCTCAAGCGCCTGCCCCTGCGGCTGCTGCGACCGCGGCCGATGGCCGAGGTGATCAGCACCGCGGGCGGTGTGCGGCTGCAGGCCATGGACCGCCAGCTGATGCTCAACGCCATGCCGGGCGTGTTCTGCGCCGGCGAAATGCTGGACTGGGAAGCGCCGACCGGCGGCTACCTGCTGACCGCCTGCTATGCCAGCGGACTGCGCGCGGCTGAAGGCGTGGTGGCGTGGCTGGCAGCGCGCTGA
- a CDS encoding FKBP-type peptidyl-prolyl cis-trans isomerase yields the protein MRRLLLPLLLSLVAAGCSSEPAGPPPGGTLTTFERIDTQVGTGAEAVPGQKVTVHYTGWIYDNRTENKHGKTFDSSVGRGQPFVFALGAGQVIRGWDEGVAGMKVGGKRTLMIPPDYGYGDRGVGPIPAGSSLVFDVELLDVQP from the coding sequence ATGCGCCGCCTGCTGCTTCCCCTGCTGCTGTCCCTTGTTGCCGCCGGTTGTTCGTCCGAACCCGCCGGCCCGCCGCCGGGCGGCACCCTGACCACCTTCGAACGCATCGATACCCAGGTGGGAACCGGCGCCGAAGCCGTGCCCGGGCAGAAAGTGACCGTGCACTACACCGGTTGGATCTACGACAACCGCACCGAGAACAAGCACGGCAAGACCTTCGACAGCTCGGTCGGCCGCGGCCAGCCCTTCGTCTTCGCGTTGGGCGCCGGCCAGGTCATCCGTGGCTGGGACGAAGGCGTGGCCGGCATGAAAGTGGGCGGCAAGCGCACCCTGATGATCCCGCCGGACTACGGCTATGGCGACCGTGGCGTCGGCCCGATCCCGGCCGGCTCCTCGCTGGTGTTCGACGTCGAGCTGCTCGATGTCCAACCCTGA
- a CDS encoding DUF6164 family protein, translated as MAKLLLNLRNVGDDEYADVCTLLDQHGIAWYRTEPSPWGISNGGLWLRDDADQPRAKALMADYQAERAPRIRAEREQALRDGTAETFGSVLRRRPLFVALVLLGMAGAAALVLLPFMLLRG; from the coding sequence ATGGCCAAACTTCTGCTCAACCTGCGCAATGTCGGCGACGACGAGTACGCCGATGTGTGCACCCTGCTGGACCAGCACGGCATCGCCTGGTATCGCACCGAACCCAGCCCCTGGGGCATTTCCAATGGCGGCCTGTGGCTGCGCGATGATGCGGACCAGCCGCGGGCCAAGGCCCTGATGGCCGATTACCAGGCCGAGCGGGCGCCGCGCATCCGTGCCGAGCGCGAGCAGGCGCTGCGCGATGGCACGGCCGAAACGTTCGGCAGCGTGCTGCGGCGGCGGCCGCTGTTCGTGGCGCTGGTGCTGCTGGGGATGGCGGGTGCGGCGGCGCTGGTGCTGCTGCCGTTCATGTTGTTGCGGGGATAG
- a CDS encoding sulfurtransferase: MIANTAAYHFAVIDAPQALCDQLLARAEAAALRGTILVAGEGLNLFLAGAPQAVQDFYAHLHADARFADMRVKTSVSEHQPFARLKAKVKDEIISFRRDDGQPLAYPRAPAVDPATVQRWLRQGHDDAGKPVVMLDTRNLQEVAHGTFKDALVLPIEKFTDLPEALAPHRQALQDSTVVSFCTGGIRCEKAALWMVNDGMDNVLQLDGGILGYFEEVGGEGYEGRCFVFDERVALDAELKPLVDQPLPEPRPSAF; the protein is encoded by the coding sequence ATGATCGCCAATACCGCTGCCTATCACTTCGCCGTCATCGACGCCCCCCAGGCCCTGTGCGACCAGCTGCTGGCGCGTGCCGAGGCGGCGGCGCTGCGCGGCACGATCCTGGTGGCGGGCGAGGGGCTGAACCTGTTCCTGGCCGGGGCGCCGCAGGCGGTGCAGGACTTCTACGCGCACCTGCACGCTGATGCGCGGTTTGCCGACATGCGGGTCAAGACCAGCGTCAGCGAACACCAGCCCTTCGCGCGGCTGAAGGCCAAGGTGAAGGACGAGATCATCAGCTTCCGGCGCGACGATGGCCAGCCGCTGGCCTACCCGCGTGCGCCGGCGGTCGATCCGGCCACGGTGCAGCGCTGGCTGCGCCAGGGCCACGACGATGCCGGCAAGCCGGTGGTGATGCTCGATACGCGCAACCTGCAGGAGGTGGCCCATGGCACCTTCAAGGATGCGCTGGTGCTGCCCATCGAGAAGTTCACCGATCTGCCTGAAGCGCTGGCGCCGCATCGGCAGGCGCTGCAGGACAGCACGGTGGTCAGCTTCTGCACCGGCGGCATCCGTTGCGAAAAGGCGGCGCTGTGGATGGTCAACGATGGCATGGACAATGTCCTGCAGCTCGATGGCGGCATCCTGGGCTATTTCGAGGAGGTCGGTGGCGAAGGCTACGAGGGTCGCTGCTTCGTCTTCGACGAGCGGGTGGCGCTGGATGCCGAGCTGAAGCCGCTGGTCGACCAGCCGCTGCCCGAGCCGCGCCCCAGCGCATTCTGA
- a CDS encoding LLM class flavin-dependent oxidoreductase, with amino-acid sequence MIPLSILDLAPVCEGSDTTAAFANMLELAQHADALGYRRYWLAEHHNMPGIASAATAVLIGHVAGGTRRIRVGAGGIMLPNHAPLQVAEQFGTLASLYPDRIDLGLGRAPGTDQPTARALRRYFDSADQFPQDVREVLHYFEPVQAGQAVQAVPGGGLRVPTWILGSSLFGARLAASMGLPYAFASHFAPDAMDEALAVYRREFRPSATLKQPHAMLALNVVASDSEAESRRLFTSQQQSFVNLRRGRPGRIPAPIDDIDSFWEPHEKLGVERALACTVLGDAQQVGEGIAAFVDRHAPDELLLTANLYDHRARLRSFELAMQAWHARHAG; translated from the coding sequence ATGATCCCGTTGTCGATCCTCGACCTGGCCCCGGTCTGCGAGGGCAGTGATACCACCGCCGCCTTCGCCAACATGCTGGAACTGGCCCAGCATGCCGATGCGCTGGGCTACCGCCGCTACTGGCTGGCCGAACACCACAACATGCCCGGCATCGCCAGCGCCGCCACCGCGGTGCTGATCGGCCACGTGGCCGGGGGCACGCGGCGCATCCGCGTCGGCGCCGGCGGCATCATGCTGCCCAACCATGCGCCACTGCAGGTGGCCGAGCAGTTCGGCACGCTGGCATCGCTGTACCCGGACCGCATCGATCTGGGCCTGGGCCGTGCGCCGGGCACCGACCAGCCCACGGCGCGTGCGCTGCGCCGCTACTTCGACAGTGCCGACCAGTTCCCGCAGGACGTGCGCGAGGTGCTGCATTACTTCGAGCCGGTGCAGGCCGGGCAGGCGGTGCAGGCAGTGCCCGGCGGCGGTCTGCGGGTGCCGACCTGGATCCTCGGTTCCAGCCTGTTCGGTGCGCGCCTTGCCGCCTCCATGGGGCTGCCGTACGCGTTCGCCTCGCACTTCGCGCCCGATGCGATGGATGAAGCGCTGGCCGTCTACCGCCGTGAGTTCCGGCCCTCGGCCACGCTGAAGCAGCCGCACGCGATGCTGGCGCTGAACGTCGTGGCCAGCGACAGCGAAGCCGAATCGCGCCGGCTGTTCACCAGCCAGCAGCAGAGCTTCGTCAACCTGCGCCGTGGCCGCCCGGGCCGCATTCCCGCGCCGATCGATGACATCGACAGCTTCTGGGAACCGCATGAAAAGCTGGGCGTGGAACGCGCCCTGGCCTGCACCGTGCTGGGCGATGCGCAGCAGGTGGGCGAGGGTATCGCCGCCTTCGTCGACCGCCACGCGCCGGACGAACTGCTGCTTACCGCCAACCTGTATGACCACCGCGCGCGCCTGCGTTCGTTCGAACTGGCCATGCAGGCCTGGCACGCCCGCCACGCCGGCTGA
- a CDS encoding pyridoxamine 5'-phosphate oxidase family protein, whose amino-acid sequence MTDTRAEHIAQLSELIKDVEVAMFTTTGVDGRLYSRPLGTQQVDFDGDLWFATAADSPKVAEIALNPRVNVAYASTSKNTYVSVSGRARIVDDREKIEALWSPAMKLFFPGGKDDPNLRLIQVRAETAEYWEGPGTLLGKALSFVLSAVQDDPSQLGDNGFIDLR is encoded by the coding sequence ATGACCGATACCCGTGCCGAGCACATCGCCCAGTTGTCCGAACTGATCAAGGACGTGGAGGTGGCCATGTTCACCACCACCGGCGTGGACGGTCGGCTGTACAGCCGGCCGCTGGGCACCCAGCAGGTCGATTTCGACGGCGACCTGTGGTTCGCCACCGCCGCCGACAGCCCGAAGGTGGCGGAGATTGCCTTGAATCCGCGCGTCAACGTGGCCTACGCCTCCACGTCGAAGAATACTTACGTGTCGGTGTCTGGCCGGGCGCGCATCGTGGACGACCGTGAAAAGATCGAGGCGCTGTGGTCGCCGGCGATGAAGCTGTTCTTCCCCGGCGGCAAGGATGATCCGAACCTTCGCCTGATCCAGGTACGTGCGGAGACCGCCGAGTACTGGGAAGGCCCAGGCACGCTGCTGGGCAAGGCGTTGAGCTTCGTTTTGTCGGCAGTGCAGGATGATCCGTCGCAGTTGGGCGATAACGGATTCATCGATCTGCGGTGA
- a CDS encoding exopolysaccharide biosynthesis protein: MSSPPDPGHGAGDERPSYRNEGIRTLLAMFEFGDPAQHMKLGQILQDLQQSAFGVFLFVAILPAFIPIPGLGGAVSGPLVILIGLQMLFCMRKPWLPGFIARRGPRRGTMHRFLDRIDRPLRRLDRMLKPRMPQCVAPAPAHAFTGLLLVLLGLLLSLPIPFTNYLFGFQLLLFSLALLERDGALMLFNWIGGVVAVAFFGFSSGQLVGYTADLFQRWF, encoded by the coding sequence ATGAGCTCACCGCCTGATCCAGGCCACGGCGCGGGCGACGAGCGCCCGAGCTATCGCAACGAGGGCATCCGCACCCTGTTGGCGATGTTCGAATTCGGTGATCCGGCCCAGCACATGAAGCTGGGCCAGATCCTGCAGGACCTGCAGCAGAGCGCGTTCGGCGTATTCCTGTTCGTGGCCATCCTGCCGGCCTTCATCCCCATTCCGGGGCTGGGCGGCGCGGTCAGCGGGCCGCTGGTCATCCTGATCGGGCTGCAGATGCTGTTCTGCATGCGCAAGCCCTGGCTGCCGGGCTTCATCGCCCGCCGTGGGCCCCGCCGCGGCACCATGCACCGGTTCCTGGACCGCATCGACCGGCCGCTGCGGCGGCTGGACCGCATGCTGAAGCCGCGCATGCCGCAGTGTGTGGCGCCAGCGCCGGCACACGCCTTCACCGGTCTGCTGCTGGTCCTGCTGGGGCTGCTGCTGTCGCTGCCGATCCCGTTCACCAACTACCTGTTCGGGTTCCAGCTGCTGCTGTTTTCGCTGGCGTTGCTGGAACGCGATGGCGCGCTGATGCTGTTCAACTGGATTGGCGGCGTGGTGGCGGTGGCCTTCTTCGGTTTCAGTTCCGGCCAGCTGGTCGGTTACACCGCCGACCTGTTCCAGCGCTGGTTCTGA
- a CDS encoding hemolysin family protein, translating into MILIVFALVLLNGFFAMSEMSVMTSRKSRLKQMASTSKRAAKALELSEKPESFLSTVQIGITVIGVLTGYLGGEALGEAFAGWIQGLMPGFAYAGKIGTVLAVSLITFITLIFGELVPKRLALTRSESIAGLVAMPMSWLAKLALPFVWLLSKTTQLVLKVLGLGNDEAASVTEEEIRMLVAESHEAGVIDAHERDMMNRVMRLGDRTADSLMTPRNRIAWLDTQAGLERNLEIMAEHEFSRYPVFRDNDQDVVGVLELKSLATRMARGDNALFQTLREALYVSESTHAMKLLEIFREEQQSMALVVDEYGEIQGLVTISDLMGAVVGRLQAVENADEDALVVTREDGSLLVDGSLPIEDLRELIGSNELPDAEEGDYYTLAGMCIHYFGRIPHAGEYFDWAGWRFEVVDLDGARVDKLLLRTLSDEQADELTA; encoded by the coding sequence ATGATCCTGATTGTCTTCGCGCTTGTTCTGCTGAACGGCTTCTTCGCCATGTCCGAGATGTCGGTCATGACCTCGCGCAAGAGCCGCCTGAAGCAGATGGCCAGCACCTCCAAGCGCGCGGCCAAGGCGCTGGAACTGTCCGAAAAGCCGGAAAGCTTCCTGTCCACCGTGCAGATCGGCATCACCGTGATCGGCGTGCTGACCGGCTACCTGGGCGGTGAAGCGCTGGGCGAGGCGTTCGCCGGCTGGATCCAGGGCCTGATGCCCGGTTTTGCCTACGCCGGCAAGATCGGCACGGTGCTGGCGGTCAGCCTGATCACCTTCATCACGCTGATCTTCGGCGAACTGGTACCCAAGCGCCTGGCACTGACCCGTTCGGAGTCCATCGCCGGCCTGGTGGCCATGCCGATGAGCTGGCTGGCCAAGCTGGCGCTCCCCTTCGTCTGGCTGCTGTCCAAGACCACCCAGCTGGTGCTGAAGGTGCTGGGGCTGGGCAATGACGAAGCCGCTTCGGTCACCGAAGAAGAAATCCGCATGCTGGTGGCCGAAAGCCACGAAGCCGGCGTGATCGACGCCCATGAGCGCGACATGATGAACCGCGTGATGCGCCTGGGCGACCGCACCGCCGACAGCCTGATGACCCCGCGCAACCGCATTGCCTGGCTGGACACCCAGGCCGGCCTGGAGCGCAACCTGGAAATCATGGCCGAGCACGAGTTCTCGCGCTATCCGGTGTTCCGCGACAACGACCAGGACGTGGTCGGCGTACTGGAACTGAAATCGCTGGCCACCCGCATGGCACGCGGCGACAACGCCCTGTTCCAGACCCTGCGCGAAGCGCTGTATGTGTCCGAATCGACCCATGCGATGAAGCTGCTGGAAATCTTCCGCGAGGAACAGCAGTCGATGGCGCTGGTGGTGGACGAATACGGTGAAATCCAGGGCCTGGTGACCATCAGCGACCTGATGGGCGCGGTGGTTGGCCGCCTGCAGGCGGTGGAGAACGCCGACGAGGATGCGCTGGTGGTGACCCGCGAAGACGGCTCGCTGCTGGTGGATGGCTCGTTGCCGATCGAAGACCTGCGCGAACTGATCGGCAGCAACGAGCTGCCCGATGCCGAGGAAGGCGATTACTACACGCTGGCCGGCATGTGCATCCACTACTTCGGCCGCATCCCGCATGCGGGCGAGTATTTCGACTGGGCCGGCTGGCGCTTTGAAGTGGTGGACCTGGACGGTGCCCGCGTGGACAAGCTGCTGCTGCGCACCCTGTCGGACGAGCAGGCCGATGAGCTCACCGCCTGA
- a CDS encoding DUF47 family protein, whose protein sequence is MFSLQTIFGSGKQFYTLLDEAAVAANDAAKALHSMLREADRQPALDAFKLARLRERAASDKISQALVDSFMTPIEREDIEALGSALYKIPKQIEKFADRYSLATTHLEHIDFAPRAAMLEQAAGVVVEMVADLRHMNLDRMTALNEKLRSLENEADRLMLELYRDIYSGRLDNLQMFLLKEFFEILEKAIDRCREAGVVAYQIVLKNS, encoded by the coding sequence ATGTTCTCTCTGCAGACCATTTTCGGTTCCGGCAAACAGTTCTACACCCTGCTTGATGAGGCTGCCGTCGCGGCCAACGATGCCGCCAAGGCGCTGCATTCCATGCTGCGCGAGGCCGACCGCCAGCCGGCGCTGGACGCCTTCAAGCTGGCCCGCCTGCGCGAGCGCGCGGCGTCGGACAAGATCAGCCAGGCGCTGGTGGACAGCTTCATGACCCCCATCGAGCGCGAAGACATCGAAGCGCTGGGCTCGGCCCTGTACAAGATTCCCAAGCAGATCGAGAAGTTCGCCGATCGCTATTCGCTGGCCACCACCCACCTGGAACACATCGACTTCGCGCCGCGCGCGGCGATGCTGGAACAGGCCGCTGGCGTGGTCGTGGAAATGGTGGCCGACCTGCGCCACATGAACCTGGACCGGATGACCGCGCTGAACGAGAAGCTGCGCTCGCTGGAAAACGAAGCCGACCGCCTGATGCTGGAGCTGTACCGCGACATCTACTCCGGTCGCCTGGACAACCTGCAGATGTTCCTGCTGAAGGAATTCTTCGAGATCCTGGAAAAGGCCATCGACCGTTGCCGCGAGGCCGGCGTGGTGGCGTACCAGATCGTGTTGAAGAACAGCTGA
- a CDS encoding inorganic phosphate transporter yields MLTLVLVVILAALVFEFINGFHDTANSIATVVATKVLSPGWAVMLAAFMNLIGALTGTAVALTIASGLLNTNVVDVTPQVILCALLGGIIWNLITWWKGLPSSSSHALIGGLCGAGLAAAHNNWDALIWSERLGSWAQNKGLLWKVFVPMITSPIAGFLLGIVVMVLLWGLIAGLAKIGGAIGRLARPRIVNAFFGKAQIASAAYMGFAHGHNDAQKTMGIIAMTLIGAEATGALDNLPSWLAFMHPDASAGDGIAMWIVLTCAVVMAAGTASGGWKIIKTLGHKMVKLHPIHGFAAETSSATILTLAAHFGMPVSTTHSISTAIMGVGFAKNPRSLKFGVIERIVWAWILTIPAAGGCAYLILKLFELAGWT; encoded by the coding sequence ATGTTGACCCTTGTCCTGGTGGTGATCCTGGCCGCGCTCGTCTTCGAGTTCATCAACGGCTTCCACGACACCGCCAATTCCATTGCCACCGTGGTGGCGACCAAGGTGCTCTCGCCCGGCTGGGCGGTGATGCTGGCCGCCTTCATGAACCTCATCGGCGCGCTGACCGGTACCGCGGTGGCGCTGACCATCGCCTCGGGCCTGCTCAACACCAACGTGGTCGATGTCACCCCGCAGGTGATCCTGTGCGCGCTGCTGGGCGGCATCATCTGGAACCTGATCACCTGGTGGAAGGGCCTGCCGTCCTCGTCCTCGCACGCCCTGATCGGCGGCCTGTGCGGTGCCGGCCTGGCGGCCGCCCACAACAACTGGGATGCGCTGATCTGGTCCGAGCGCCTGGGCAGCTGGGCGCAGAACAAGGGCCTGCTGTGGAAGGTCTTCGTGCCGATGATCACCTCGCCGATCGCCGGCTTCCTGCTGGGCATCGTGGTGATGGTGCTGCTGTGGGGCCTGATCGCCGGCCTGGCCAAGATCGGCGGTGCCATCGGCCGCCTGGCCCGTCCGCGCATCGTCAACGCGTTCTTCGGCAAGGCGCAGATCGCCTCGGCGGCCTACATGGGCTTCGCCCACGGCCACAACGACGCGCAGAAGACCATGGGCATCATCGCCATGACCCTGATCGGCGCTGAAGCCACCGGCGCGCTGGACAACTTGCCGTCGTGGCTGGCCTTCATGCACCCCGATGCCAGCGCCGGCGACGGCATTGCCATGTGGATCGTGCTGACCTGTGCGGTGGTGATGGCTGCCGGTACCGCCTCGGGCGGCTGGAAGATCATCAAGACCCTGGGCCACAAGATGGTGAAGCTGCACCCGATCCACGGCTTCGCCGCGGAGACCAGCTCGGCCACCATCCTGACCCTGGCCGCCCACTTCGGCATGCCGGTCTCGACCACCCACAGCATCTCCACCGCGATCATGGGCGTGGGCTTTGCCAAGAACCCGCGTTCGCTGAAGTTCGGCGTGATCGAACGCATCGTCTGGGCCTGGATCCTGACCATCCCGGCGGCCGGCGGCTGTGCGTACCTGATCCTGAAGCTGTTCGAGCTGGCCGGCTGGACCTGA